The proteins below come from a single Benincasa hispida cultivar B227 chromosome 4, ASM972705v1, whole genome shotgun sequence genomic window:
- the LOC120076523 gene encoding GATA transcription factor 12-like, with amino-acid sequence MEAPEYFQINGYCSQFSTHSSSDTDTTTATATAGPEHFIVEELLDFSNDDDGVVGDGGGLFYNTNNGNNNNNNSTESSAVTVIESCNSSSFSGCEPNSSFLEDISGSNLADAHFSSELCVPYDDLAELEWLSHFVEESFSSEDMQKLELISGVKVRSDEPTNSRQPTATRNAAAIFKPDIVSVPAKARSKRSRAVPSNWNNSRLLPLSPTTEPEITATAGPPHPIKKNPPKAATAKKKDSPEVGVSSGEGRKCMHCATDKTPQWRTGPMGPKTLCNACGVRYKSGRLVPEYRPAASPTFVLTKHSNSHRKVLELRRQKELLRAQQQQQQHLLLDHHQDMIFDASNGDDYLIHQHMGPDFRQLI; translated from the exons ATGGAAGCTCCTGAATATTTCCAGATCAATGGGTACTGTTCCCAATTCTCAACGCACTCCTCCTCCGACACCGACACTACCACCGCCACCGCCACTGCCGGACCGGAGCATTTCATCGTGGAAGAGCTTCTGGATTTCTCCAACGACGATGACGGCGTAGTTGGCGACGGTGGAGGATTGTTTTACAATACTAACAATGggaataataataacaataattcaACGGAATCTTCCGCCGTTACGGTGATTGAGAGTTGCAATTCGTCGTCGTTTTCAGGTTGTGAACCAAACTCGTCGTTTTTGGAAGACATTAGTGGCTCTAATTTAGCCGACGCTCATTTCTCCAGCGAACTCTGCGTTCCG TACGACGATTTAGCTGAGTTGGAATGGCTTTCACATTTCGTAGAGGAATCATTTTCCAGTGAGGACATGCAAAAGTTGGAACTAATCTCCGGAGTCAAAGTCAGATCAGACGAACCCACCAATTCCCGACAACCCACCGCCACCCGAAACGCCGCCGCAATTTTCAAACCCGATATCGTTTCGGTTCCGGCAAAAGCCCGTAGCAAACGCTCACGCGCCGTCCCATCCAATTGGAACAACTCCCGCCTCCTTCCTCTTTCTCCAACCACCGAACCCGAAATTACCGCCACAGCCGGACCACCCCACCccataaaaaaaaaccctccCAAGGCCGCGACAGCCAAGAAGAAGGACAGCCCGGAGGTCGGAGTGTCATCCGGCGAGGGGCGGAAGTGCATGCACTGCGCCACCGACAAGACGCCGCAGTGGCGGACCGGCCCAATGGGCCCGAAAACGCTGTGTAACGCTTGCGGCGTTCGCTACAAATCCGGTCGCCTGGTGCCGGAGTACCGCCCCGCCGCTAGCCCCACCTTCGTTTTAACCAAACACTCCAATTCTCACCGGAAAGTTTTGGAGCTCCGGCGGCAGAAGGAGCTTCTTAGAGCCCAACAACAGCAACAACAACATTTGCTTTTGGATCATCATCAAGATATGATCTTTGATGCATCCAACGGTGATGATTATCTCATTCATCAACATATGGGCCCTGATTTCCGGCAGCTGATCTGA